The sequence AACTACAAAGAAGTGCTGACAGGTGCACAGTACCAGCGCTGGCAACAGGCACAGAGTGCAAAAGAACCGCTGGAAATCGTGACGCCTGATGAAATGAAGAGTAACATGGGCAGCCATGCCACCGCCCGTAAAACATGGGTGTATAACGCAGAAAATGTGCGTGACTTTGCACTGGTATCTTCCCGCCGCCTGGTATGGGATGCCATGGCGACAAATGTAGAAGGCAAGAAAGTAATGGCCATGTCTTACTATGGTCCTGAAGCTTACCCGCTGTGGAAACGCTATTCAACGAAGGTAGTGGCAAATACCCTGAGAGTATATTCTAAACATACGATTCCATACCCTTACCCAGTAGCGATTTCAGTAGAAGCTGCCAATGGTATGGAATACCCAATGATCTGCTTTAACTATGGCCGTACTGAAAAAGACGGTACCTATTCAGAAGCAGTGAAGAATGGTATGATCGGTGTGATCACCCACGAAGTAGGCCACAACTTCTTCCCTATGATCATAAACTCTGACGAAAGACAATGGACATGGATGGATGAAGGTCTAAATACTTTCTGCCAGTTCCTGGCAGAGCAGGAGTGGGATAACAACTTCCCTTCCAACCGTGGACCTGCCTACAAGATTGCAGATTATATGCGCATGCCGAAGGATCAGCTGGAACCGATTATGACCAACTCTGAAAACATTGAGCAGTTTGGTCCGAACGCCTATGCTAAACCAAGTACAGCACTGAACATACTGCGTGAAACCGTGATGGGGCGTGAACTGTTTGACTTTGCTTTCCGTGAATATGCACGTCGCTGGGCATTCAGGCATCCTACACCTGCCGACTTTTTCCGTACGATGGAAGATGCATCTGCAGTAGACCTGGATTGGTTCTGGAGAGGATGGTTCTATGGTATTGATCCGGTGGATATCTCTATCGATAGTGTGAAGATGTTCCGTTTGGATACGAAAGAACCACAGGTAGCAAAAGCAGAAGCGAAAGCAAAATATGATCGCAATGCAGACCATATTTCCCGCGCACGCAACAAAGCAGAGGGCATGAAATTCGTAGCAGAACAGGATACTGCATTACAGGATTTCTATTATAAATGGAATCGTTTTGATGTAAGTGAAGAAGATAAAAAGACATATGGTAATTACTATGCAGGCCTCAGCCCTGAAGAAAAGAGATTGTATGACAGCAAAAAGAACTTCTACCAGGTATCATTCACGAATGTAGGTGGGCTGGTAATGCCACTAATTATAGAGTGGACATATGTAGATGGTACGAAGGAAACAGAGCGTATTTCAGCTTACATCTGGCGTCATGATGAAAACCATGTGACCAAGGTATTTGCAAAAGATAAGGAAGTCGTATCAATTAAACTGGATCCACAAAGAGAGACAGGTGATATAGACGAAGCCAATAACAGCTGGCCAAGGGCACTGACACCAACCAGGTTTGAGTTGTTCCGCAGTGAACAGGCGGTAAGAGGCACCTCCACAGGTGGTAACCCAATGCAACAGGCTCGTAAATAGTAGTTGTAACGTATAATAAAAAAGCGCTTTTGCCACCGGCAAAAGCGCTTTTTTTGTTTATCCCTATTTATAAATACTTAACAATTAGTTAAGGTATACTAAACAAATTGTTAAAACTCCTTTTAGATCTTTGTACCCATCATCACAGGGATTGGAGTAGATAGTTATCAAAAAGAGTCTAAATCAATTAAATCGCTTTATAGTAATTCACATCAACTAAAAAACAGTTATGCCAAAAAGATGTAATGCATTCGCATGGATGTTAATGGTAATGCTATTGTTACCTTTTTCCTCCCTTGCGCAAAAACTAATAAACGGCCATGTACTGGCTAAATCAGACCAGACGCCCATCCCTAGTGCGACGGTCATTGTAAAAGGCACAAAAAATGGAACAGTAACCAATGTAGATGGCAGTTTTGCGATCAGGGCTCAAAAAGGAGATATCTTAGCTATCTCTGGTCTCGGTATCACACCATCTGAATTTACTATAAATGGTGAGGACATCACGATCACGGTTGATGCCAGTACCAAAGACCTCAATGAAGTAGTGGTAACTGCTACCGGGGTAAAGAAAGAGGTAAAACGCCTTGGATACGCTATCCAGGATGTAAAAGCCAATGATCTGACACAGGCACGCGAACCCAGTGTACTCAATTCACTGAAAGGAAATGTGGCGGGTCTCTCTATCAATATCACACCTGAAATTGGTCACTCACCCGGCGTAATTATGCGTGGCGATGGTAGCCCAATGTATGTGGTAGATGGGGTACCATTAAGCTCTGATACTTACAACATTAACCCGGATGATATCGAAAGTTTCACTGTGCTGAAAGGCCCTAGTGCTGCGGCATTATACGGCTTCAGAGGTAAGAATGGTGTGATCATAATCAACACTAAAAAAGGTACTAAAAATAAACGTGGCTATACCATTGATGTAAACAACAGTACACAGTGGAATGGTGGTTTCATTGCGCTCCCTAAATACCAGGATGAATATGGTGCAGGTGAATATGGTAAATATGCATTTGGCGATGGCCAGGGTGGGGGTGTAAACGACTATGACTACGACATATGGGGCCCTAAGCTGGATGGCCGTA is a genomic window of Chitinophaga sp. LS1 containing:
- a CDS encoding M1 family metallopeptidase, with amino-acid sequence MRKKAIKLALAACCITAGASAQSLPLTGSNHGNKFEQLGTILQTPNEYRSASGAPGPKYWQQRADYDISATLDDDKQKLTGKETVTYYNNSPDPLTYIWLQLDENEHNPKSDNNSFDGSAIKSRMTMRDVNQILGPRPGFGTNIVKITDESGKEIPYTINQTMLRMDLPQTLQPGQKFRFKVEWWYNISDRMIEGGRGGYEYFPEDKNYLYTITQWYPRLAVYSDFQGWQNHQFTGRGEFALTFGNFHVSMNVPADHIVGATGECQNYKEVLTGAQYQRWQQAQSAKEPLEIVTPDEMKSNMGSHATARKTWVYNAENVRDFALVSSRRLVWDAMATNVEGKKVMAMSYYGPEAYPLWKRYSTKVVANTLRVYSKHTIPYPYPVAISVEAANGMEYPMICFNYGRTEKDGTYSEAVKNGMIGVITHEVGHNFFPMIINSDERQWTWMDEGLNTFCQFLAEQEWDNNFPSNRGPAYKIADYMRMPKDQLEPIMTNSENIEQFGPNAYAKPSTALNILRETVMGRELFDFAFREYARRWAFRHPTPADFFRTMEDASAVDLDWFWRGWFYGIDPVDISIDSVKMFRLDTKEPQVAKAEAKAKYDRNADHISRARNKAEGMKFVAEQDTALQDFYYKWNRFDVSEEDKKTYGNYYAGLSPEEKRLYDSKKNFYQVSFTNVGGLVMPLIIEWTYVDGTKETERISAYIWRHDENHVTKVFAKDKEVVSIKLDPQRETGDIDEANNSWPRALTPTRFELFRSEQAVRGTSTGGNPMQQARK